A stretch of Mus caroli chromosome 5, CAROLI_EIJ_v1.1, whole genome shotgun sequence DNA encodes these proteins:
- the C5H12orf43 gene encoding protein CUSTOS — MVAPSGAMSDSENSSSSSSDAEELARCREAATPAWGLEQRPGAAERPDAGAADKQAPAPQPSRRREVNQHEEDGNDLRTTPEFRAHVAKKLGALLDSSIAIAEVWKKSQKAKMQQAANVQQAAKEEDGFRLFFTSIPGGHKKEASPRPCRKRQPPSSSEDSDEELQRCREAAVSASEILQESAIHCPAKAEEKKKLKKKVKKKPDNADLAAAPGLEQVKEAGVVNGDPVSLGIQKKKKKKAKKSREAPLCPPAECAAAKPEN, encoded by the exons ATGGTGGCGCCCAGCGGTGCAATGAGCGATTCggagaacagcagcagtagcagcagcgaTGCGGAGGAATTGGCACGGTGTCGCGAGGCGGCGACGCCCGCCTGGGGGCTGGAGCAGCGCCCTGGGGCAGCGGAGAGACCCGATGCTG GTGCTGCAGATAAACAAGCGCCGGCCCCACAGCCAAGCCGCAG GCGTGAGGTGAACCAGCACGAGGAAGATGGCAACGACCTTCGGACCACTCCTGAGTTCCGAGCCCATGTGGCCAAGAAACTGGGAGCCCTGCTGGACAG CTCCATTGCCATCGCAGAAGTTTGGAAGAAGTCGCAAAAGGCAAAGATGCAGCAGGCAGCAAATGTGCAGCAGGCAGCAAAGGAGGAGGATG GCTTCCGCCTTTTCTTCACATCCATCCCCGGAGGCCATAAGAAGGAAGCCTCTCCAAGACCCTGCCGGAAGCGCCAGCCCCCCAGCTCCAG TGAAGACAGCGATGAGGAACTGCAGCGGTGCCGGGAGGCAGCAGTATCGGCTTCAGAGATTCTCCAGGAGTCAGCCATACACTGCCCTGCCaaggcagaggagaagaagaagttgaaaaagaaagtcaagaagaagcCGGACAACGCTGACCTGGCTGCAGCCCCAGGTCTGGAACAGGTAAAGGAGGCAGGCGTTGTCAATGGGGACCCGGTGTCGCTTGGgatccaaaagaagaaaaagaagaaggccAAGAAATCCAGAGAGGCTCCCCTGTGCCCACCAGCAGAGTGTGCAGCGGCGAAGCCTGAGAACTGA
- the Hnf1a gene encoding hepatocyte nuclear factor 1-alpha isoform X3: MVKSYLQQHNIPQREVVDTTGLNQSHLSQHLNKGTPMKTQKRAALYTWYVRKQREVAQQFTHAGQGGLIEEPTGDELPTKKGRRNRFKWGPASQQILFQAYERQKNPSKEERETLVEECNRAECIQRGVSPSQAQGLGSNLVTEVRVYNWFANRRKEEAFRHKLAMDTYNGPPPGPGPGPALPAHSSPGLPTTTLSPSKVHGVRYGQSATSEAAEVPSSSGGPLVTVSAALHQVSPTGLEPSSLLSTEAKLVSATGGPLPPVSTLTALHSLEQTSPGLNQQPQNLIMASLPGVMTIGPGEPASLGPTFTNTGASTLVIGLASTQAQSVPVINSMGSSLTTLQPVQFSQPLHPSYQQPLMPPVQSHVAQSPFMATMAQLQSPHALYSHKPEVAQYTHTSLLPQTMLITDTNLSTLASLTPTKQVFTSDTEASSEPGLHEPPSPATTIHIPSQDPSNIQHLQPAHRLSNSPTVSSSSLVLYQSSDSNGHSHLLPSNHGVIETFISTQMASSSQ, from the exons ATGGTCAAGTCGTACCTGCAGCAGCACAACATCCCCCAGCGGGAGGTGGTGGACACCACGGGTCTCAACCAGTCCCACCTGTCACAGCACCTCAATAAGGGCACACCCATGAAGACACAGAAGCGGGCCGCTCTGTACACCTGGTACGTCCGCAAGCAGCGAGAGGTGGCTCAGC AATTCACCCACGCAGGGCAGGGCGGACTGATTGAAGAGCCCACAGGCGATGAGCTGCCAACCAAGAAGGGGCGGAGGAACCGATTCAAGTGGGGCCCAGCATCCCAGCAGATCCTGTTCCAGGCCTACGAGAGGCAAAAAAACCCCAGCAAGGAAGAGCGAGAGACCTTGGTGGAGGAATGTAATAG GGCGGAGTGCATCCAGAGGGGGGTGTCACCATCGCAGGCCCAGGGGCTAGGCTCCAACCTTGTCACGGAGGTGCGTGTCTACAACTGGTTTGCCAACCGGCGCAAGGAGGAAGCCTTTCGGCACAAGTTGGCCATGGACACGTATAACGGGCCTCCACCGGGGCCAGGCCCGGGCCCTGCGCTGCCTGCTCACAGTTCCCCCGGCCTGCCCACAACCACCCTCTCTCCCAGTAAGGTCCACG GTGTGCGGTACGGACAGTCTGCAACCAGTGAGGCAGCCGAGGTGCCCTCCAGCAGTGGAGGTCCCTTAGTCACAGTGTCTGCGGCCTTACACCAAGTATCACCCACAGGCCTGGAGCCCAGCAGCCTGCTGAGCACAGAGGCCAAGCTG GTCTCAGCCACGGGGGGTCCCCTGCCTCCCGTCAGCACCCTGACAGCACTGCACAGCTTGGAGCAGACATCTCCGGGTCTCAACCAGCAGCCACAGAACCTTATCATGGCCTCGCTACCCGGGGTCATGACCATCGGGCCCGGGGAGCCCGCCTCCCTGGGACCCACGTTCACGAACACGGGCGCCTCCACCCTGGTTATCG GTCTGGCCTCCACTCAGGCACAGAGCGTGCCTGTCATCAACAGTATGGGGAGCAGCCTGACCACGCTGCAGCCGGTCCAGTTTTCCCAACCACTGCATCCCTCCTATCAGCAGCCTCTCATGCCCCCCGTACAGAGCCACGTGGCCCAGAGCCCCTTCATGGCAACCATGGCCCAGCTGCAGAGCCCCCATG CCTTATACAGCCACAAGCCTGAGGTGGCCCAGTACACGCACACCAGCCTGCTCCCGCAGACCATGCTGATCACAGACACCAACCTCAGCACCCTTGCCAGCCTCACACCCACCAAGCAG GTCTTCACCTCAGACACAGAGGCCTCCAGTGAGCCCGGGCTTCACGAGCCACCCTCTCCAGCCACCACCATCCACATCCCCAGCCAGGACCCGTCGAACATCCAGCACCTGCAGCCTGCCCACCGCCTCAGCAACAGTCCCACAG TGTCCTCCAGCAGCCTGGTGTTGTATCAGAGTTCTGACTCCAACGGGCACAGCCACCTGCTGCCATCCAACCATGGTGTCATCGAGACTTTTATCTCCACCCAGATGGCCTCCTCTTCCCAGTAA